From Lucilia cuprina isolate Lc7/37 chromosome 4, ASM2204524v1, whole genome shotgun sequence:
atataataaataattttgtcagAAAACAGTTAATTAACAGTGGATAAGTTCTATGTATCATGTTCGTTGTCttttagttttcaaatatatattttcttttcaaataaatttcccttttcaATTTACTCTAATTGGGTtggttcttaaaaaataatataattttatcttATAAACACGGATAATAGATAAACATacagcaaaatttaaattaatcaaaaataaaattaagtcgattctaaaatatttatttttccatcCAGGATAATCGAAACACGGGTAATCAAGGTTCTAGTATTTTGAATCCGATCAcagcaatatatttttttgtaaatttatatcaaattaaaaagtCGACTTCCTCATATTTCTATGTACATTAGACCTACTCACTCTGTATGAAAagcaaaaacgtttttttttttttaatttaccctGATTTTTGATGATTCGCAAAGTTATTTACGATTTTTCTCGTTTCCTTTCTCATTTACAGAGTGATCCACCACAATCTCAAACACCACCTGAACCCTCAACACCTACGCCAcaaatacaacagcaacaaatacaaACGTCGCCTCGTGTACGACAACGTACTTCAACTGCCCGCTCATATAAAATTGAAACGGTCGAAGATTCCGGTGATGATGCAAAACAAACTACACAAATAGTCATACAAACAACGGCGCCAACACACCCACCCCAAGCTACAATTACCACCCAACCTCAacaccagcagcagcagcaacatcaaccccaacaacagcagcagcagcaacatcatcatcagcctcaacaacagcaacaacatataACGCAACAAACTCTACACACTCAAACACATCAACTTACCAGCGTTAGTATGCCAGCGGCTGCCACCACAACTGTGGTGACACAAAAACGACCCGCCCAACGCTCGAGTCTAGGTAGTGTGCCGAATATTAAACGCTCCAAGAGTACAATTGATCCTTTAGAGGCTTCGGATGCCAACACAGCTGCTGCCACACATCAAATAAACGTACAAACTGTTGTTGCCGAAACTAAACCTCACgtacaacatcaacaacagcatcaaACACATCATCACCAGCAACAGGCGCAACATCAACAGCAAACAAATGAACCTGAATACATTGACTTACCCATTGATCTGCCCACAAAATCGGAACCAGACTATGCTGAAGAGGCTGGCGAAGTCGATCAGGCCGAACAAGATGCCACCTATGTTGAAGATGAATCCTATGGTGATATGCGTTACGACGAAAGTTACTTTACCGAAAATGAAGATGCTGCTGCAGCGGGTGGTAATGCAACGGCAACCTCAACACAAAATACAAGTGCAACGACAGCCACCACTTCAAAGGCTATTGTGAAACAACAACCGCTCTCTGATTCTTCATACATGGATACATCAGCAGATCCAGCAAATAGTGATGCACAAGGTTGGTTGACATTTTTTTATGCACACAAAATCATGTCACTTTACAGAAAAACTCTAGGCGCTAGACGCCAGTGTTTTTTCATGTTGAGGTGTAATGTTTTGTGGTCCTTTTTcactataaatgaaaatattttttagatttagaaaactGGTGGAGTTTGATAATAAATCCAAGCGATGAAATAATagcaataaaatgtatttacaaaaatacataatgcttaaattcttaaaaaaaaacaaaattattgcaattaaaGTAATATCGCTTTGGTTTATTACTACTTCTTCCTTGTTGCTTTGAAAACTTGGTTTGAAAATGGTTTTCCATGTTTATTAATGGATGTAAAATTACCTTTTTAAACCGGGGGTTTTaagcataaaacaaaaatttagttttaaacaattttgcgctttttaaagagaaaagtATACGT
This genomic window contains:
- the LOC111690905 gene encoding modifier of mdg4-like isoform X4 — its product is MADDEQFSLCWNNFNSNLSAGFHESLCRGDLVDVTLAAEGQFVKAHRLVLSVCSPYFRKMFTQMPANQHAFVFLKDVSHTALKDLIQFMYCGEVNVKQEALPAFISTAEALQIKGLTDSDPPQSQTPPEPSTPTPQIQQQQIQTSPRVRQRTSTARSYKIETVEDSGDDAKQTTQIVIQTTAPTHPPQATITTQPQHQQQQQHQPQQQQQQQHHHQPQQQQQHITQQTLHTQTHQLTSVSMPAAATTTVVTQKRPAQRSSLGSVPNIKRSKSTIDPLEASDANTAAATHQINVQTVVAETKPHVQHQQQHQTHHHQQQAQHQQQTNEPEYIDLPIDLPTKSEPDYAEEAGEVDQAEQDATYVEDESYGDMRYDESYFTENEDAAAAGGNATATSTQNTSATTATTSKAIVKQQPLSDSSYMDTSADPANSDAQGQVKFIRSQKKNAQLVYNGFIYNKKLTQANGHTTWRCIDVLKMRCKAVVITKKNELVAARREHNHEDHLQRINQRPLYNEEEDLGDYIELKPDSTSLNDFISMTNIDILTHKSGKEYKLYVPTACAGLDMKTQSILKRNPM
- the LOC111690905 gene encoding modifier of mdg4-like isoform X3, giving the protein MADDEQFSLCWNNFNSNLSAGFHESLCRGDLVDVTLAAEGQFVKAHRLVLSVCSPYFRKMFTQMPANQHAFVFLKDVSHTALKDLIQFMYCGEVNVKQEALPAFISTAEALQIKGLTDSDPPQSQTPPEPSTPTPQIQQQQIQTSPRVRQRTSTARSYKIETVEDSGDDAKQTTQIVIQTTAPTHPPQATITTQPQHQQQQQHQPQQQQQQQHHHQPQQQQQHITQQTLHTQTHQLTSVSMPAAATTTVVTQKRPAQRSSLGSVPNIKRSKSTIDPLEASDANTAAATHQINVQTVVAETKPHVQHQQQHQTHHHQQQAQHQQQTNEPEYIDLPIDLPTKSEPDYAEEAGEVDQAEQDATYVEDESYGDMRYDESYFTENEDAAAAGGNATATSTQNTSATTATTSKAIVKQQPLSDSSYMDTSADPANSDAQENAFYDQVVIQAQVPELDGVVAEDAETSATSCVQRLSSASLRNSNNGPVFVVSKYGTKQLLLKQHTFNRHVTREDVTYWRCSQFAVLRCRARIKTKSNILTVLNSEHNHEVITQARKYGSLKTLKAEQNAKKDPKEKMDIKDEK
- the LOC111690905 gene encoding modifier of mdg4-like isoform X21 → MADDEQFSLCWNNFNSNLSAGFHESLCRGDLVDVTLAAEGQFVKAHRLVLSVCSPYFRKMFTQMPANQHAFVFLKDVSHTALKDLIQFMYCGEVNVKQEALPAFISTAEALQIKGLTDSDPPQSQTPPEPSTPTPQIQQQQIQTSPRVRQRTSTARSYKIETVEDSGDDAKQTTQIVIQTTAPTHPPQATITTQPQHQQQQQHQPQQQQQQQHHHQPQQQQQHITQQTLHTQTHQLTSVSMPAAATTTVVTQKRPAQRSSLGSVPNIKRSKSTIDPLEASDANTAAATHQINVQTVVAETKPHVQHQQQHQTHHHQQQAQHQQQTNEPEYIDLPIDLPTKSEPDYAEEAGEVDQAEQDATYVEDESYGDMRYDESYFTENEDAAAAGGNATATSTQNTSATTATTSKAIVKQQPLSDSSYMDTSADPANSDAQEIQIIKCGNVEYIDYNGKRYQKTRSTAYRSYWNCLTLNCPAYLVLSDLKGGQLIKCKIHLNECLINDEYF
- the LOC111690905 gene encoding modifier of mdg4-like isoform X16, with the translated sequence MADDEQFSLCWNNFNSNLSAGFHESLCRGDLVDVTLAAEGQFVKAHRLVLSVCSPYFRKMFTQMPANQHAFVFLKDVSHTALKDLIQFMYCGEVNVKQEALPAFISTAEALQIKGLTDSDPPQSQTPPEPSTPTPQIQQQQIQTSPRVRQRTSTARSYKIETVEDSGDDAKQTTQIVIQTTAPTHPPQATITTQPQHQQQQQHQPQQQQQQQHHHQPQQQQQHITQQTLHTQTHQLTSVSMPAAATTTVVTQKRPAQRSSLGSVPNIKRSKSTIDPLEASDANTAAATHQINVQTVVAETKPHVQHQQQHQTHHHQQQAQHQQQTNEPEYIDLPIDLPTKSEPDYAEEAGEVDQAEQDATYVEDESYGDMRYDESYFTENEDAAAAGGNATATSTQNTSATTATTSKAIVKQQPLSDSSYMDTSADPANSDAQGKLEHKTFNCHSPDTLSENFQLCANFGLSKKSRPILLIENYSFVCDTKPKNKSAYVSSWRCSMYVKYLCKARACTKQIGGDIRYRITHPFHTH
- the LOC111690905 gene encoding modifier of mdg4-like isoform X20, with protein sequence MADDEQFSLCWNNFNSNLSAGFHESLCRGDLVDVTLAAEGQFVKAHRLVLSVCSPYFRKMFTQMPANQHAFVFLKDVSHTALKDLIQFMYCGEVNVKQEALPAFISTAEALQIKGLTDSDPPQSQTPPEPSTPTPQIQQQQIQTSPRVRQRTSTARSYKIETVEDSGDDAKQTTQIVIQTTAPTHPPQATITTQPQHQQQQQHQPQQQQQQQHHHQPQQQQQHITQQTLHTQTHQLTSVSMPAAATTTVVTQKRPAQRSSLGSVPNIKRSKSTIDPLEASDANTAAATHQINVQTVVAETKPHVQHQQQHQTHHHQQQAQHQQQTNEPEYIDLPIDLPTKSEPDYAEEAGEVDQAEQDATYVEDESYGDMRYDESYFTENEDAAAAGGNATATSTQNTSATTATTSKAIVKQQPLSDSSYMDTSADPANSDAQVGNFFITYITGFRGSRKLKVGDYTFTRNKASGNKTYWSCARAGIHKCKARAVTIDEDFRHDVVLKCGKHNHPPF
- the LOC111690905 gene encoding modifier of mdg4-like isoform X6; protein product: MADDEQFSLCWNNFNSNLSAGFHESLCRGDLVDVTLAAEGQFVKAHRLVLSVCSPYFRKMFTQMPANQHAFVFLKDVSHTALKDLIQFMYCGEVNVKQEALPAFISTAEALQIKGLTDSDPPQSQTPPEPSTPTPQIQQQQIQTSPRVRQRTSTARSYKIETVEDSGDDAKQTTQIVIQTTAPTHPPQATITTQPQHQQQQQHQPQQQQQQQHHHQPQQQQQHITQQTLHTQTHQLTSVSMPAAATTTVVTQKRPAQRSSLGSVPNIKRSKSTIDPLEASDANTAAATHQINVQTVVAETKPHVQHQQQHQTHHHQQQAQHQQQTNEPEYIDLPIDLPTKSEPDYAEEAGEVDQAEQDATYVEDESYGDMRYDESYFTENEDAAAAGGNATATSTQNTSATTATTSKAIVKQQPLSDSSYMDTSADPANSDAQAAPLVKKPPAAAPAKVPSGKIPLCAGSRVYVAKNDLMKIFIPNACIYTSRLSDLVFGLENLEKVAKSGSKDYLKLLNEDILKSMITHVVQVFTLRGETIDSNMISNTYLRIKMPPLIYNIPQHKEDVLC
- the LOC111690905 gene encoding modifier of mdg4-like isoform X8, producing MADDEQFSLCWNNFNSNLSAGFHESLCRGDLVDVTLAAEGQFVKAHRLVLSVCSPYFRKMFTQMPANQHAFVFLKDVSHTALKDLIQFMYCGEVNVKQEALPAFISTAEALQIKGLTDSDPPQSQTPPEPSTPTPQIQQQQIQTSPRVRQRTSTARSYKIETVEDSGDDAKQTTQIVIQTTAPTHPPQATITTQPQHQQQQQHQPQQQQQQQHHHQPQQQQQHITQQTLHTQTHQLTSVSMPAAATTTVVTQKRPAQRSSLGSVPNIKRSKSTIDPLEASDANTAAATHQINVQTVVAETKPHVQHQQQHQTHHHQQQAQHQQQTNEPEYIDLPIDLPTKSEPDYAEEAGEVDQAEQDATYVEDESYGDMRYDESYFTENEDAAAAGGNATATSTQNTSATTATTSKAIVKQQPLSDSSYMDTSADPANSDAQAAPLVKKPPAAAPAKVPSGKIPLCAGSRVYVAKNDLMKIFIPNACIYTSRLSDLVFGLENLEKVAKSGSKDYLKLLNEDILKSMITHVVQVFTLRGETIDSNMVKRFIEQKIVNISKSTTSA
- the LOC111690905 gene encoding modifier of mdg4-like isoform X2 — protein: MADDEQFSLCWNNFNSNLSAGFHESLCRGDLVDVTLAAEGQFVKAHRLVLSVCSPYFRKMFTQMPANQHAFVFLKDVSHTALKDLIQFMYCGEVNVKQEALPAFISTAEALQIKGLTDSDPPQSQTPPEPSTPTPQIQQQQIQTSPRVRQRTSTARSYKIETVEDSGDDAKQTTQIVIQTTAPTHPPQATITTQPQHQQQQQHQPQQQQQQQHHHQPQQQQQHITQQTLHTQTHQLTSVSMPAAATTTVVTQKRPAQRSSLGSVPNIKRSKSTIDPLEASDANTAAATHQINVQTVVAETKPHVQHQQQHQTHHHQQQAQHQQQTNEPEYIDLPIDLPTKSEPDYAEEAGEVDQAEQDATYVEDESYGDMRYDESYFTENEDAAAAGGNATATSTQNTSATTATTSKAIVKQQPLSDSSYMDTSADPANSDAQGSSNKTYLINKRANVSRKTANDFPKINSSQIELNIIDNKHIASRNTLKIEPSVSIISLEEAMIQPLDKKVVQDQLTNPKAIIKRAANGHSLNVVKRKRLLGLCVYCLRKPKTDKKRLAKVTSFCPKCPEGCWMCESCFDEIHNVNK
- the LOC111690905 gene encoding modifier of mdg4-like isoform X14, with translation MADDEQFSLCWNNFNSNLSAGFHESLCRGDLVDVTLAAEGQFVKAHRLVLSVCSPYFRKMFTQMPANQHAFVFLKDVSHTALKDLIQFMYCGEVNVKQEALPAFISTAEALQIKGLTDSDPPQSQTPPEPSTPTPQIQQQQIQTSPRVRQRTSTARSYKIETVEDSGDDAKQTTQIVIQTTAPTHPPQATITTQPQHQQQQQHQPQQQQQQQHHHQPQQQQQHITQQTLHTQTHQLTSVSMPAAATTTVVTQKRPAQRSSLGSVPNIKRSKSTIDPLEASDANTAAATHQINVQTVVAETKPHVQHQQQHQTHHHQQQAQHQQQTNEPEYIDLPIDLPTKSEPDYAEEAGEVDQAEQDATYVEDESYGDMRYDESYFTENEDAAAAGGNATATSTQNTSATTATTSKAIVKQQPLSDSSYMDTSADPANSDAQDAKLFFIESPWATSCLILNNFIYNCHSRKSNKEYWRCHNYSKKLQEERCRSRCVLENGKLKGLSGGPHNHPPHTDKIAKMIVRNRMSDDMVEQYYTVAKTETK
- the LOC111690905 gene encoding modifier of mdg4-like isoform X9, with the protein product MADDEQFSLCWNNFNSNLSAGFHESLCRGDLVDVTLAAEGQFVKAHRLVLSVCSPYFRKMFTQMPANQHAFVFLKDVSHTALKDLIQFMYCGEVNVKQEALPAFISTAEALQIKGLTDSDPPQSQTPPEPSTPTPQIQQQQIQTSPRVRQRTSTARSYKIETVEDSGDDAKQTTQIVIQTTAPTHPPQATITTQPQHQQQQQHQPQQQQQQQHHHQPQQQQQHITQQTLHTQTHQLTSVSMPAAATTTVVTQKRPAQRSSLGSVPNIKRSKSTIDPLEASDANTAAATHQINVQTVVAETKPHVQHQQQHQTHHHQQQAQHQQQTNEPEYIDLPIDLPTKSEPDYAEEAGEVDQAEQDATYVEDESYGDMRYDESYFTENEDAAAAGGNATATSTQNTSATTATTSKAIVKQQPLSDSSYMDTSADPANSDAQGLNISTTLNTLDDIHYVTSQKGRTQLVHKGYYYVREKKVRNKVYWRCTQYTTWFHCHGRLHTDEGRIVHSSSHNHGRVETGEKPNMRKLKKIKIFNQHTQPVVTATILPPLTLTVEQ
- the LOC111690905 gene encoding modifier of mdg4-like isoform X7, whose amino-acid sequence is MADDEQFSLCWNNFNSNLSAGFHESLCRGDLVDVTLAAEGQFVKAHRLVLSVCSPYFRKMFTQMPANQHAFVFLKDVSHTALKDLIQFMYCGEVNVKQEALPAFISTAEALQIKGLTDSDPPQSQTPPEPSTPTPQIQQQQIQTSPRVRQRTSTARSYKIETVEDSGDDAKQTTQIVIQTTAPTHPPQATITTQPQHQQQQQHQPQQQQQQQHHHQPQQQQQHITQQTLHTQTHQLTSVSMPAAATTTVVTQKRPAQRSSLGSVPNIKRSKSTIDPLEASDANTAAATHQINVQTVVAETKPHVQHQQQHQTHHHQQQAQHQQQTNEPEYIDLPIDLPTKSEPDYAEEAGEVDQAEQDATYVEDESYGDMRYDESYFTENEDAAAAGGNATATSTQNTSATTATTSKAIVKQQPLSDSSYMDTSADPANSDAQVVLANDVVPNPEDVLIFFTQSLRGRPAIMANGVRFLIMSENKKKILWRCSSMATKKIKCPARITMLKETPPKFIINKAEHIHAELKRNKYGATKNQVYNLAKIKAETVEYDNTIGYQVVNTTADHN
- the LOC111690905 gene encoding modifier of mdg4-like isoform X10, with product MADDEQFSLCWNNFNSNLSAGFHESLCRGDLVDVTLAAEGQFVKAHRLVLSVCSPYFRKMFTQMPANQHAFVFLKDVSHTALKDLIQFMYCGEVNVKQEALPAFISTAEALQIKGLTDSDPPQSQTPPEPSTPTPQIQQQQIQTSPRVRQRTSTARSYKIETVEDSGDDAKQTTQIVIQTTAPTHPPQATITTQPQHQQQQQHQPQQQQQQQHHHQPQQQQQHITQQTLHTQTHQLTSVSMPAAATTTVVTQKRPAQRSSLGSVPNIKRSKSTIDPLEASDANTAAATHQINVQTVVAETKPHVQHQQQHQTHHHQQQAQHQQQTNEPEYIDLPIDLPTKSEPDYAEEAGEVDQAEQDATYVEDESYGDMRYDESYFTENEDAAAAGGNATATSTQNTSATTATTSKAIVKQQPLSDSSYMDTSADPANSDAQGGIIKVEHGDFSFINGQRGCTLLAYKGYNFVKNRKSGVKTYWICAKKGSLKCNARVVTDVVNGITQIVLESCHHNHSQLVTRKKRKSTAIALAEALLNENTKLVQEISKKIKQSP
- the LOC111690905 gene encoding modifier of mdg4-like isoform X1, with amino-acid sequence MADDEQFSLCWNNFNSNLSAGFHESLCRGDLVDVTLAAEGQFVKAHRLVLSVCSPYFRKMFTQMPANQHAFVFLKDVSHTALKDLIQFMYCGEVNVKQEALPAFISTAEALQIKGLTDSDPPQSQTPPEPSTPTPQIQQQQIQTSPRVRQRTSTARSYKIETVEDSGDDAKQTTQIVIQTTAPTHPPQATITTQPQHQQQQQHQPQQQQQQQHHHQPQQQQQHITQQTLHTQTHQLTSVSMPAAATTTVVTQKRPAQRSSLGSVPNIKRSKSTIDPLEASDANTAAATHQINVQTVVAETKPHVQHQQQHQTHHHQQQAQHQQQTNEPEYIDLPIDLPTKSEPDYAEEAGEVDQAEQDATYVEDESYGDMRYDESYFTENEDAAAAGGNATATSTQNTSATTATTSKAIVKQQPLSDSSYMDTSADPANSDAQALKIRSFTGSGALDDFRKPLNLPKILDGKFYSDIRPHPKTPGGIQATCTTCYGTISGTTKSTGNFLSHIKRRHKELLPSCQLYCSAKNLSCFNQSDLKFPANFPMSLTSSPVPLMLAYTSGGGSGKEQSASCVTTATAIMAGTTTTTNSNAMPSIPAFLRSDSSSSSTTNNMGINPANGVFKQSPPH
- the LOC111690905 gene encoding modifier of mdg4-like isoform X11 → MADDEQFSLCWNNFNSNLSAGFHESLCRGDLVDVTLAAEGQFVKAHRLVLSVCSPYFRKMFTQMPANQHAFVFLKDVSHTALKDLIQFMYCGEVNVKQEALPAFISTAEALQIKGLTDSDPPQSQTPPEPSTPTPQIQQQQIQTSPRVRQRTSTARSYKIETVEDSGDDAKQTTQIVIQTTAPTHPPQATITTQPQHQQQQQHQPQQQQQQQHHHQPQQQQQHITQQTLHTQTHQLTSVSMPAAATTTVVTQKRPAQRSSLGSVPNIKRSKSTIDPLEASDANTAAATHQINVQTVVAETKPHVQHQQQHQTHHHQQQAQHQQQTNEPEYIDLPIDLPTKSEPDYAEEAGEVDQAEQDATYVEDESYGDMRYDESYFTENEDAAAAGGNATATSTQNTSATTATTSKAIVKQQPLSDSSYMDTSADPANSDAQDIKYIFEDKNATTYIQYSTTQRGRVMLIYNGYRYVENRQSHKNIFWRCSRYVKYGCRATVVTSKVNDDVSIRVAGSPHTHDPEMKTDNLIEMTPDFSIEDSKISLMRSMVGLLSD
- the LOC111690905 gene encoding modifier of mdg4-like isoform X5, producing MADDEQFSLCWNNFNSNLSAGFHESLCRGDLVDVTLAAEGQFVKAHRLVLSVCSPYFRKMFTQMPANQHAFVFLKDVSHTALKDLIQFMYCGEVNVKQEALPAFISTAEALQIKGLTDSDPPQSQTPPEPSTPTPQIQQQQIQTSPRVRQRTSTARSYKIETVEDSGDDAKQTTQIVIQTTAPTHPPQATITTQPQHQQQQQHQPQQQQQQQHHHQPQQQQQHITQQTLHTQTHQLTSVSMPAAATTTVVTQKRPAQRSSLGSVPNIKRSKSTIDPLEASDANTAAATHQINVQTVVAETKPHVQHQQQHQTHHHQQQAQHQQQTNEPEYIDLPIDLPTKSEPDYAEEAGEVDQAEQDATYVEDESYGDMRYDESYFTENEDAAAAGGNATATSTQNTSATTATTSKAIVKQQPLSDSSYMDTSADPANSDAQDTIRTFQYSVANIKLEVTEENETFLHNSYLKCNNVALKRGGGGAGLIKTGLSKRKPTFLNSRTLDDWGNIKYTDTARGNKLLYFEGHRFIKNNIYGSNIYWKCSKWHSNCKARAITSLEVPSKCIIKGCHNHPLTNED
- the LOC111690905 gene encoding modifier of mdg4-like isoform X17, whose amino-acid sequence is MADDEQFSLCWNNFNSNLSAGFHESLCRGDLVDVTLAAEGQFVKAHRLVLSVCSPYFRKMFTQMPANQHAFVFLKDVSHTALKDLIQFMYCGEVNVKQEALPAFISTAEALQIKGLTDSDPPQSQTPPEPSTPTPQIQQQQIQTSPRVRQRTSTARSYKIETVEDSGDDAKQTTQIVIQTTAPTHPPQATITTQPQHQQQQQHQPQQQQQQQHHHQPQQQQQHITQQTLHTQTHQLTSVSMPAAATTTVVTQKRPAQRSSLGSVPNIKRSKSTIDPLEASDANTAAATHQINVQTVVAETKPHVQHQQQHQTHHHQQQAQHQQQTNEPEYIDLPIDLPTKSEPDYAEEAGEVDQAEQDATYVEDESYGDMRYDESYFTENEDAAAAGGNATATSTQNTSATTATTSKAIVKQQPLSDSSYMDTSADPANSDAQDKKSNIAVFSNTKKKNRKLIIRGFEFVVDRQLKQSTNWRCSRYKSAHCKARATTRINTHGIEHFILRNPQHTHGVGEIKKEQGDVKNEQSFF
- the LOC111690905 gene encoding modifier of mdg4-like isoform X18; this translates as MADDEQFSLCWNNFNSNLSAGFHESLCRGDLVDVTLAAEGQFVKAHRLVLSVCSPYFRKMFTQMPANQHAFVFLKDVSHTALKDLIQFMYCGEVNVKQEALPAFISTAEALQIKGLTDSDPPQSQTPPEPSTPTPQIQQQQIQTSPRVRQRTSTARSYKIETVEDSGDDAKQTTQIVIQTTAPTHPPQATITTQPQHQQQQQHQPQQQQQQQHHHQPQQQQQHITQQTLHTQTHQLTSVSMPAAATTTVVTQKRPAQRSSLGSVPNIKRSKSTIDPLEASDANTAAATHQINVQTVVAETKPHVQHQQQHQTHHHQQQAQHQQQTNEPEYIDLPIDLPTKSEPDYAEEAGEVDQAEQDATYVEDESYGDMRYDESYFTENEDAAAAGGNATATSTQNTSATTATTSKAIVKQQPLSDSSYMDTSADPANSDAQDYPKFITGQGGCQILMYKNEKFVKNRKTDTRTYWICSKKNATICRARLVTGRDVFGLERIFQYNCKHNHTPKNPFTKLQAARKDRKNFN
- the LOC111690905 gene encoding modifier of mdg4-like isoform X12, which encodes MADDEQFSLCWNNFNSNLSAGFHESLCRGDLVDVTLAAEGQFVKAHRLVLSVCSPYFRKMFTQMPANQHAFVFLKDVSHTALKDLIQFMYCGEVNVKQEALPAFISTAEALQIKGLTDSDPPQSQTPPEPSTPTPQIQQQQIQTSPRVRQRTSTARSYKIETVEDSGDDAKQTTQIVIQTTAPTHPPQATITTQPQHQQQQQHQPQQQQQQQHHHQPQQQQQHITQQTLHTQTHQLTSVSMPAAATTTVVTQKRPAQRSSLGSVPNIKRSKSTIDPLEASDANTAAATHQINVQTVVAETKPHVQHQQQHQTHHHQQQAQHQQQTNEPEYIDLPIDLPTKSEPDYAEEAGEVDQAEQDATYVEDESYGDMRYDESYFTENEDAAAAGGNATATSTQNTSATTATTSKAIVKQQPLSDSSYMDTSADPANSDAQDYPKFITGQGGCQILMYKNEKFVKNRKTDTRTYWICSKKNATICRARLVTGRDVFGLERIFQYNCKHNHTPKNPFTKLQAARKDRKNFVISSVSSLNSVNKKKVQKKF
- the LOC111690905 gene encoding modifier of mdg4-like isoform X15, with product MADDEQFSLCWNNFNSNLSAGFHESLCRGDLVDVTLAAEGQFVKAHRLVLSVCSPYFRKMFTQMPANQHAFVFLKDVSHTALKDLIQFMYCGEVNVKQEALPAFISTAEALQIKGLTDSDPPQSQTPPEPSTPTPQIQQQQIQTSPRVRQRTSTARSYKIETVEDSGDDAKQTTQIVIQTTAPTHPPQATITTQPQHQQQQQHQPQQQQQQQHHHQPQQQQQHITQQTLHTQTHQLTSVSMPAAATTTVVTQKRPAQRSSLGSVPNIKRSKSTIDPLEASDANTAAATHQINVQTVVAETKPHVQHQQQHQTHHHQQQAQHQQQTNEPEYIDLPIDLPTKSEPDYAEEAGEVDQAEQDATYVEDESYGDMRYDESYFTENEDAAAAGGNATATSTQNTSATTATTSKAIVKQQPLSDSSYMDTSADPANSDAQELAVLAIGQRGCTVLFYGNEKFVKNRKSSTRTYWICSKKDITLCRARIVTGRDSQGLERIIQRTFEHNHTRKYPDRKAYKDKNLLMSKVLTLKRNNENNL
- the LOC111690905 gene encoding modifier of mdg4-like isoform X19, whose amino-acid sequence is MADDEQFSLCWNNFNSNLSAGFHESLCRGDLVDVTLAAEGQFVKAHRLVLSVCSPYFRKMFTQMPANQHAFVFLKDVSHTALKDLIQFMYCGEVNVKQEALPAFISTAEALQIKGLTDSDPPQSQTPPEPSTPTPQIQQQQIQTSPRVRQRTSTARSYKIETVEDSGDDAKQTTQIVIQTTAPTHPPQATITTQPQHQQQQQHQPQQQQQQQHHHQPQQQQQHITQQTLHTQTHQLTSVSMPAAATTTVVTQKRPAQRSSLGSVPNIKRSKSTIDPLEASDANTAAATHQINVQTVVAETKPHVQHQQQHQTHHHQQQAQHQQQTNEPEYIDLPIDLPTKSEPDYAEEAGEVDQAEQDATYVEDESYGDMRYDESYFTENEDAAAAGGNATATSTQNTSATTATTSKAIVKQQPLSDSSYMDTSADPANSDAQETSLFTYNYRGHLIYRNYTYYVHNIATSTCVVHWRCTNYNKTKCPAVLTTKEKTLITLRNQHNHNSKKQKTFKAKVFK
- the LOC111690905 gene encoding modifier of mdg4-like isoform X13 yields the protein MADDEQFSLCWNNFNSNLSAGFHESLCRGDLVDVTLAAEGQFVKAHRLVLSVCSPYFRKMFTQMPANQHAFVFLKDVSHTALKDLIQFMYCGEVNVKQEALPAFISTAEALQIKGLTDSDPPQSQTPPEPSTPTPQIQQQQIQTSPRVRQRTSTARSYKIETVEDSGDDAKQTTQIVIQTTAPTHPPQATITTQPQHQQQQQHQPQQQQQQQHHHQPQQQQQHITQQTLHTQTHQLTSVSMPAAATTTVVTQKRPAQRSSLGSVPNIKRSKSTIDPLEASDANTAAATHQINVQTVVAETKPHVQHQQQHQTHHHQQQAQHQQQTNEPEYIDLPIDLPTKSEPDYAEEAGEVDQAEQDATYVEDESYGDMRYDESYFTENEDAAAAGGNATATSTQNTSATTATTSKAIVKQQPLSDSSYMDTSADPANSDAQGVIDLAEIPVTDQNRVKYRSSLKGSYQLVLDGFPYTRHRIRGGTIYWRCVQFRPLNCKARVRTNPSGDRVSIVDEDHNHGILKERRKKGSLKIVYEQRKLAKERKT